One region of Vigna angularis cultivar LongXiaoDou No.4 chromosome 10, ASM1680809v1, whole genome shotgun sequence genomic DNA includes:
- the LOC108336038 gene encoding aspartic proteinase 36 isoform X1, with product MALQRTQLISVVFLILSLAQWVVVSGDYGKVLLLPNEGSRTAMILPLQHSVPDSYVSDFSPRRQLQRSLSQRHPNARMRLHDDLLRNGYYTTRLWIGTPPQRFALIVDTGSTVTYVPCSTCQHCGKHQDPKFQPEDSETYQPVKCTWQCNCDADRKQCTYERRYAEMSTSSGVLGEDVVSFGNQSELSPQRATFGCENDETGDLYTQHADGIMGLGRGDLSIMDQLVQKKVISDSFSLCYGGMGVGGGAMVLGSISPPADMIFTHSDPGRSPYYNINLKEVHVAGKRLNLNPKVFDGKHGTVLDSGTTYAYLPESAFVAFKHAITKETHSLKQISGPDPRYNDICFSGAGSDVSQLSKSFPAVDMVFENGHKLSLSPENYLFRHLKVRGAYCLGVFSNGNDPTTLLGGIVVRNTLVMYDREHTKIGFWKTNCSELWERLHVSDAPSPMSPKSEGTNLTKAFEPSVAPSPSPSQYNLELGELQIAQIIIVISFNVSYMEIKPHITELTGLIANELNVNTSQVQLLNVSSLGNGSLSKWLITPRPYADFFTNATAMSMITRLSEHRMQIPDSLGSYKLLDWNAKPPLKRTWWQQYYLVVALGVLFTLILGLAAFGIFLIWKNRQQTEHSYEPVDVAVKEQELQPL from the exons ATGGCTTTGCAACGGACGCAACTCATCTCCGTCGTGTTCCTTATTCTATCCCTGGCGCAGTGGGTTGTTGTCTCCGGGGACTACGGCAAAGTGTTACTCTTACCAAACGAGGGTTCTCGTACTGCTATGATTCTTCCTCTACAGCACTCTGTTCCCGATTCTTACGTCTCCGACTTTAGCCCCCGTCGTCAACTTCAGAGATCGCTGTCCCAACGCCACCCTAACGCTCGCATGAGGCTCCACGACGATCTCCTCCGAAACGG GTACTACACGACACGGCTTTGGATCGGTACTCCTCCGCAGAGGTTTGCTCTAATTGTTGATACGGGGAGCACTGTGACCTATGTCCCATGTTCTACTTGCCAACACTGTGGTAAACACCAG gATCCAAAGTTCCAGCCAGAAGATTCAGAAACCTATCAACCTGTAAAATGCACATGGCAGTGCAACTGTGATGCAGACAGGAAGCAGTGCACGTATGAGAGACGGTATGCGGAAATGAGTACTAGCAGTGGGGTCCTTGGTGAGGATGTTGTATCCTTTGGAAATCAGAGTGAGCTTTCCCCTCAACGTGCTACTTTTGGCTGTGAAAATGATGAGACTGGGGATCTTTATACTCAGCATGCTGATGGAATCATGGGTTTGGGCCGTGGAGATCTAAGTATCATGGACCAACTGGTTCAGAAAAAAGTGATAAGTGATTCATTCTCACTGTGCTATGGTGGAATGGGTGTTGGTGGGGGTGCTATGGTTCTTGGTAGCATATCTCCCCCAGCTGACATGATTTTTACACATTCAGATCCTGGTCGAAG TCCatattacaatataaatttGAAGGAGGTACATGTTGCGGGTAAGCGATTGAATTTAAACCCAAAGGTTTTTGATGGGAAGCATGGAACTGTCTTGGATAGTGGCACGACTTATGCATACCTTCCAGAATCAGCATTTGTTGCATTTAAACATGCT ATTACGAAGGAAACTCACTCGTTGAAGCAAATAAGTGGTCCAGATCCACGTTataatgatatatgtttttctGGTGCAGGAAG TGATGTCTCTCAACTCTCTAAAAGCTTTCCGGCAGTTGACATGGTATTTGAAAATGGTCACAAGTTGTCACTGTCACCTGAAAATTACCTGTTTCGG CATTTAAAAGTGCGAGGTGCATATTGTCTTGGGGTTTTTTCAAATGGCAATGATCCAACTACTCTTTTAGGAG GTATTGTTGTTCGTAACACTCTTGTGATGTATGATCGTGAGCATACAAAAATTGGTTTCTGGAAAACTAATTGTTCTGAGTTATGGGAAAGACTACATGTCTCAGACGCACCATCACCCATGTCACCAAAATCTGAAGGAACAAATTTGACCAAAGCATTTGAGCCCTCTGTTGCTCCGTCCCCCTCCCCATCACAATATAATTTAGAGCTAG GTGAACTCCAAATTGCTcaaataataattgtaatttcatTTAACGTCAGCTACATGGAAATAAAACCTCACATTACAGAACTGACTGGACTCATTGCTAACGAGTTAAATGTTAATACTTCACAG GTTCAGTTGTTGAATGTTTCTTCTCTTGGAAATGGCTCTCTCTCTAAATGGCTCATAACACCGAGGCCATATGCTGATTTCTTTACAAATGCCACCGCAATG AGTATGATTACCCGGCTTTCTGAGCATCGAATGCAAATTCCTGACTCACTCGGAAGTTATAAGTTACTTGATTGGAATGCCAAGCCTCCATTGAAACG GACTTGGTGGCAGCAATATTATTTGGTTGTGGCTTTAGGTGTTTTATTTACATTGATTCTAGGACTAGCAGCCTTTGGAATATTCTTAATTTGGAAAAACAGACAGCAAACTGAGCACTCATACGAGCCAGTTGATGTAGCTGTTAAAGAGCAGGAACTTCAGCCACTATGA
- the LOC108335298 gene encoding classical arabinogalactan protein 9 produces MDRKSFLSLALIAVVVAAVGGQSPSAAPTTTPPAATTTPSASPVTTPSKPKSPAPVASPTSSPPSSSPNAATATPASSPTTSPPSKTAAPAPATNPPAATAPVATTPVATPPVATPPAATPPTATPPAATPPAATPPAVTPPAATPPVATPPAATPPAATPPAATPPAATPPAATPPAATPPAVTPVSSPPAPVPVSTAPVAVPVSSPPALAPTVPVPVVAPSAEVPAPAPKSKKKTTKKSKKHTAPAPSPTLLGPPSPPVGAPGSSQDALSPGPVSSEDVSGAETMRCLKKVIGCLALSWATLVLIF; encoded by the exons ATGGATCGGAAAAGCTTCCTCTCTCTCGCACTCATCGCCGTTGTCGTCGCAGCCGTCGGAGGCCAGTCTCCATCGGCGGCGCCCACCACGACCCCTCCGGCCGCCACCACCACTCCCTCTGCATCCCCAGTCACCACCCCTTCTAAGCCTAAATCACCGGCGCCGGTTGCTTCTCCCACGTCATCTCCGCCATCTTCCTCCCCCAATGCTGCAACCGCAACCCCCGCATCATCTCCCACTACTTCGCCTCCATCTAAAACCGCTGCACCAGCTCCAGCGACCAATCCCCCGGCCGCCACAGCCCCGGTTGCTACAACTCCTGTAGCCACACCCCCGGTTGCCACACCTCCAGCAGCCACACCTCCGACTGCCACACCTCCTGCAGCCACACCTCCAGCAGCCACACCTCCGGCTGTCACACCTCCTGCAGCCACACCTCCTGTAGCCACACCTCCAGCAGCCACCCCTCCAGCAGCCACACCTCCTGCTGCCACACCTCCTGCAGCCACACCTCCAGCAGCTACCCCCCCGGCAGCCACCCCTCCTGCTGTGACCCCAGTGAGCTCGCCGCCGGCGCCAGTTCCGGTGAGTACTGCACCTGTGGCTGTTCCCGTGAGCTCTCCCCCTGCACTAGCACCGACAGTTCCGGTACCCGTGGTGGCACCGAGTGCTGAGGTTCCCGCTCCGGCTCCAAAGTCGAAGAAGAAGACGACCAAGAAGAGTAAGAAGCACACTGCACCAGCACCGTCGCCAACATTGCTCGGACCTCCCTCTCCGCCGGTCGGAGCTCCGGGATCCAGCCAGGATGCATTGTCTCCTGGTCCAGTCTCGTCTGAGGATGTG AGTGGAGCTGAAACCATGAGGTGCTTGAAGAAGGTGATAGGATGCTTAGCATTGAGCTGGGCTACCCTTGTTTTGATTTTCTAG
- the LOC108334780 gene encoding uncharacterized protein LOC108334780, whose product MDYQLSQNAPTKAKNHNLRPNMPTYTNNCSCFFCIMSEKIPPLRRAKIARYLKQMPLRDHQEHILALSGWWKIAITNPNDPEFPSLGIFRCMAKLIQKGVTHKDWLLRCQNIYIPYYAAHVIGSYTMNKPKFAYKAVKSNVVRPLIELLRGKISWVEKRVALRALGHLASHEATFEAVAEHEAEVVEAAIDIASTGLAEVYEKFFGLKESERLQYHRNLLTRGHGDLELENRKAEEWASQLQCWALYLLDCFARRERSLRIICKKRFLKDLCGMWGGLVNPTSPSGIGLLKTLCNTQMGRESVADLEEVVVNLCNVSRSSDDRQHMAINSLLQLLRDPVTRYKVIDTTVPVLADLVELGSMGGKPKVGQEIMQTLLQDYHKIKFCELNLKSGRTKRALTELWEMKVERVKRESLMNEEEIREKEVLAGILKREGNREFGSGNIEKAVVKYTEALDLCPLKTKKERIVLHSNRARCHLLLRDPEAALSDTTRALCLSDAARACVPSKSLWRRSQAYDMKGLAKESLMDCLTFISDRFRSRKRRGFKIPHYAAQMVNKQMNATWLFASAESMMV is encoded by the exons ATGGATTACCAGCTCTCACAAAATGCACCCACCAAGGccaaaaatcataatttgaGGCCTAATATGCCAACATACACTAACAACTGCTCTTGTTTCTTCTGCATCATGTCTGAAAAAATTCCTCCCCTCAGAAGAGCGAAAATCGCTCGCTACTTAAAACAAATGCCTCTCAGAGACCACCAAGAACACATCCTCGCGTTAAGTGGGTGGTGGAAAATCGCCATAACCAACCCCAACGATCCAGAATTTCCTTCCCTTGGCATCTTCAGATGCATGGCCAAGTTAATTCAAAAGGGAGTCACTCACAAAGATTGGCTCCTTAGGTGTCAGAACATATACATCCCTTATTATGCGGCACATGTCATTGGTTCTTACACCATGAACAAACCCAAGTTTGCTTATAAAGCTGTTAAGTCCAACGTGGTTCGGCCACTGATAGAACTATTACGGGGCAAGATTAGTTGGGTTGAGAAAAGAGTTGCACTTCGCGCACTGGGTCATTTGGCCAGCCATGAAGCAACTTTTGAAGCCGTCGCTGAGCATGAAGCGGAGGTGGTAGAAGCAGCCATTGACATAGCATCCACGGGCCTAGCAGAGGTGTATGAAAAGTTCTTTGGATTGAAGGAATCGGAGAGGTTGCAGTACCATCGGAACTTGCTGACAAGAGGGCATGGAGACTTGGAATTAGAGAACAGAAAGGCAGAAGAATGGGCCAGCCAGCTTCAGTGTTGGGCTCTCTATCTCCTTGATTGTTTTGCACGTAGAGAAAGATCTCTGAGAATAATTTGCAAAAAGAGATTCTTGAAGGACTTGTGTGGAATGTGGGGTGGTTTAGTAAACCCAACATCACCTTCGGGAATAGGGCTTCTAAAAACTCTTTGTAACACCCAGATGGGGAGAGAAAGTGTGGCAGATTTAGAAGAAGTGGTAGTGAATCTTTGTAATGTGTCAAGATCCTCAGATGACAGGCAACACATGGCAATTAATAGTCTTTTGCAACTTCTTAGAGATCCAGTTACAAGATATAAGGTGATAGATACTACTGTTCCAGTTCTTGCTGATTTGGTTGAGCTCGGAAGCATGGGAGGGAAACCCAAAGTGGGGCAAGAAATCATGCAGACCCTCTTGCAGGATTACCACAAAATCAAGTTTTGTGAGCTGAATTTGAAGAGTGGGAGAACCAAGAGAGCATTGACAGAATTATGGGAGATGAAGGTGGAAAGAGTCAAAAGAGAAAGCCTAATGAATGAGgaagaaataagagaaaaagaagtgTTGGCTGGTATTTTGAAACGAGAAGGGAATCGAGAATTTGGATCAGGGAACATAGAAAAAGCTGTGGTGAAGTACACAGAGGCTTTGGATCTGTGCCCATTAAAAACTAAGAAAGAGAGAATTGTGCTTCATAGCAATAGAGCACGGTGCCACTTGCTTCTTAGAGATCCAGAAGCTGCACTCAGCGATACCACGCGAGCTCTGTGCTTATCCGATGCGGCGAGAGCGTGTGTTCCAAGCAAGAGTCTGTGGAGAAGATCACAGGCTTATGACATGAAAGGGCTAGCCAAGGAGAGTTTGATGGATTGTTTAACGTTCATTAGCGACCGATTCCGTTCTCGAAAGAGAAGGGGATTCAAGATCCCACACTACGCGGCACAAATGGTAAACAAACAGATGAACGCCACGTGGCTCTTTGCTTCAGCTGAGTCAA TGATGGTGTGA
- the LOC108335991 gene encoding metal transporter Nramp3, translating to MPPQDHHQPLLAEEQEETAYDSADKVVVVGIDEQDGDEALPFSWRKLWLFTGPGFLMSIAFLDPGNLEGDLQSGAIAGYSLLWLLMWATAMGLLIQLLSARLGVATGRHLAELCREEYPAWARIVLWLMTEIALIGSDIQEVIGSAIAIKILSNGVVPLWAGVVVTALDCFIFLFLENYGVRKLEAFFAVLIAVMALSFAWMFGEAKPNGVDVLVGILVPKLSSRTIQQAVGVVGCIIMPHNVFLHSALVQSRQVDPSKKGRVQEALNYYSIESTIALAVSFVINIFVTTVFAKGFYGTEIANNIGLVNAGQYLQEKYGGGLFPIMYIWGIGLLAAGQSSTITGTYAGQFIMGGFLNLRLKKWVRALITRSFAIIPTMIVALIFDTSEESLDVLNEWLNVLQSVQIPFALIPLLCLVSKEQIMGSFRIGPVLKIISWLVAALVIVINGYLLVEFFSSEVNGAVFAAIVFVLTAAYVAFVLYLISRAITYTPWQRLTGSKTVATAEN from the exons ATGCCTCCACAAGACCACCACCAGCCGCTGTTAGCGGAGGAGCAGGAAGAGACTGCGTACGATTCCGCGGACAAGGTCGTGGTGGTCGGAATCGACGAGCAGGACGGTGACGAGGCGCTGCCGTTCTCATGGCGGAAGCTGTGGCTGTTCACGGGGCCGGGGTTTCTGATGAGCATCGCGTTTCTGGATCCCGGGAATCTGGAGGGGGATCTTCAGTCTGGTGCCATTGCTGGGTACTCCCTCTTGTGGCTCCTCATGTGGGCCACTGCTATGGGCCTCCTTATTCAGCTTCTCTCGGCCCGCCTTGGCGTCGCCACTGGGAGACACTTAGCTGAACTGTGCAGGGAAGAGTATCCTGCATGGGCTAGGATTGTGCTCTGGCTTATGACTGAAATCGCTCTTATTGGCTCTGACATTCAGGAGGTTATCGGGAGCGCTATTGCTATCAAGATTCTCAGTAATGGCGTCGTTCCCCTTTGGGCTGGGGTCGTAGTTACAGCTTTAGATTG tttcatttttctctttcttgagAACTATGGTGTGAGGAAACTGGAGGCGTTTTTCGCTGTTCTGATTGCTGTAATGGCTCTGTCGTTTGCGTGGATGTTTGGTGAAGCAAAGCCCAATGGTGTTGATGTTCTTGTTG GTATTTTGGTTCCTAAACTTAGCTCCAGAACTATACAACAAGCTGTTGGAGTTGTGGGTTGCATTATTATGCCTCACAATGTGTTTTTGCATTCTGCGCTTGTTCAATCTAGGCAGGTTGACCCCAGCAAGAAAGGCCGTGTTCAGGAAGCTCTTAATTACTACTCGATAGAGTCCACCATCGCCCTGGCGGTGTCCTTTGtgattaatatatttgttacaaCTGTGTTTGCCAAGGGCTTTTATGGTACTGAAATAGCAAACAACATTGGTCTTGTAAACGCAGGTCAGTACCTTCAGGAGAAGTACGGGGGTGGACTTTTCCCCATCATGTATATATGGGGTATTGGGTTGTTAGCAGCCGGCCAGAGTAGCACAATTACTGGTACATATGCGGGACAATTTATCATGGGGGGTTTTCTGAATTTAAGGTTGAAAAAGTGGGTGAGGGCATTGATTACTCGAAGTTTTGCAATCATCCCAACAATGATAGTTGCTCTTATATTCGATACCTCGGAGGAGTCATTAGATGTTCTGAACGAATGGCTTAATGTTCTCCAATCAGTTCAAATCCCATTTGCACTCATTCCCTTGCTTTGCTTAGTGTCCAAAGAACAGATAATGGGCAGTTTCAGAATTGGCCCTGTCCTTAAG ATTATTTCCTGGCTTGTGGCTGCTCTGGTGATAGTGATAAACGGCTATCTTTTGGTGGAATTCTTCTCCTCTGAAGTGAATGGAGCAGTGTTTGCAGCTATAGTGTTTGTATTAACAGCTGCATATGTTGCATTCGTACTTTACCTTATTTCACGAGCCATTACCTATACACCATGGCAACGTTTAACCGGATCTAAGACAGTTGCTACCGCAGAGAATTGA
- the LOC108336038 gene encoding aspartic proteinase 36 isoform X2 yields MALQRTQLISVVFLILSLAQWVVVSGDYGKVLLLPNEGSRTAMILPLQHSVPDSYVSDFSPRRQLQRSLSQRHPNARMRLHDDLLRNGYYTTRLWIGTPPQRFALIVDTGSTVTYVPCSTCQHCGKHQDPKFQPEDSETYQPVKCTWQCNCDADRKQCTYERRYAEMSTSSGVLGEDVVSFGNQSELSPQRATFGCENDETGDLYTQHADGIMGLGRGDLSIMDQLVQKKVISDSFSLCYGGMGVGGGAMVLGSISPPADMIFTHSDPGRSPYYNINLKEVHVAGKRLNLNPKVFDGKHGTVLDSGTTYAYLPESAFVAFKHAITKETHSLKQISGPDPRYNDICFSGAGSDVSQLSKSFPAVDMVFENGHKLSLSPENYLFRHLKVRGAYCLGVFSNGNDPTTLLGGIVVRNTLVMYDREHTKIGFWKTNCSELWERLHVSDAPSPMSPKSEGTNLTKAFEPSVAPSPSPSQYNLELGELQIAQIIIVISFNVSYMEIKPHITELTGLIANELNVNTSQVQLLNVSSLGNGSLSKWLITPRPYADFFTNATAMSMITRLSEHRMQIPDSLGSYKLLDWNAKPPLKR; encoded by the exons ATGGCTTTGCAACGGACGCAACTCATCTCCGTCGTGTTCCTTATTCTATCCCTGGCGCAGTGGGTTGTTGTCTCCGGGGACTACGGCAAAGTGTTACTCTTACCAAACGAGGGTTCTCGTACTGCTATGATTCTTCCTCTACAGCACTCTGTTCCCGATTCTTACGTCTCCGACTTTAGCCCCCGTCGTCAACTTCAGAGATCGCTGTCCCAACGCCACCCTAACGCTCGCATGAGGCTCCACGACGATCTCCTCCGAAACGG GTACTACACGACACGGCTTTGGATCGGTACTCCTCCGCAGAGGTTTGCTCTAATTGTTGATACGGGGAGCACTGTGACCTATGTCCCATGTTCTACTTGCCAACACTGTGGTAAACACCAG gATCCAAAGTTCCAGCCAGAAGATTCAGAAACCTATCAACCTGTAAAATGCACATGGCAGTGCAACTGTGATGCAGACAGGAAGCAGTGCACGTATGAGAGACGGTATGCGGAAATGAGTACTAGCAGTGGGGTCCTTGGTGAGGATGTTGTATCCTTTGGAAATCAGAGTGAGCTTTCCCCTCAACGTGCTACTTTTGGCTGTGAAAATGATGAGACTGGGGATCTTTATACTCAGCATGCTGATGGAATCATGGGTTTGGGCCGTGGAGATCTAAGTATCATGGACCAACTGGTTCAGAAAAAAGTGATAAGTGATTCATTCTCACTGTGCTATGGTGGAATGGGTGTTGGTGGGGGTGCTATGGTTCTTGGTAGCATATCTCCCCCAGCTGACATGATTTTTACACATTCAGATCCTGGTCGAAG TCCatattacaatataaatttGAAGGAGGTACATGTTGCGGGTAAGCGATTGAATTTAAACCCAAAGGTTTTTGATGGGAAGCATGGAACTGTCTTGGATAGTGGCACGACTTATGCATACCTTCCAGAATCAGCATTTGTTGCATTTAAACATGCT ATTACGAAGGAAACTCACTCGTTGAAGCAAATAAGTGGTCCAGATCCACGTTataatgatatatgtttttctGGTGCAGGAAG TGATGTCTCTCAACTCTCTAAAAGCTTTCCGGCAGTTGACATGGTATTTGAAAATGGTCACAAGTTGTCACTGTCACCTGAAAATTACCTGTTTCGG CATTTAAAAGTGCGAGGTGCATATTGTCTTGGGGTTTTTTCAAATGGCAATGATCCAACTACTCTTTTAGGAG GTATTGTTGTTCGTAACACTCTTGTGATGTATGATCGTGAGCATACAAAAATTGGTTTCTGGAAAACTAATTGTTCTGAGTTATGGGAAAGACTACATGTCTCAGACGCACCATCACCCATGTCACCAAAATCTGAAGGAACAAATTTGACCAAAGCATTTGAGCCCTCTGTTGCTCCGTCCCCCTCCCCATCACAATATAATTTAGAGCTAG GTGAACTCCAAATTGCTcaaataataattgtaatttcatTTAACGTCAGCTACATGGAAATAAAACCTCACATTACAGAACTGACTGGACTCATTGCTAACGAGTTAAATGTTAATACTTCACAG GTTCAGTTGTTGAATGTTTCTTCTCTTGGAAATGGCTCTCTCTCTAAATGGCTCATAACACCGAGGCCATATGCTGATTTCTTTACAAATGCCACCGCAATG AGTATGATTACCCGGCTTTCTGAGCATCGAATGCAAATTCCTGACTCACTCGGAAGTTATAAGTTACTTGATTGGAATGCCAAGCCTCCATTGAAACG ATGA